One window of Cucurbita pepo subsp. pepo cultivar mu-cu-16 chromosome LG19, ASM280686v2, whole genome shotgun sequence genomic DNA carries:
- the LOC111781417 gene encoding zinc finger protein STOP1 homolog produces the protein MNPPTFPMEFSGDPLSTNLTGSDDPRIPLQNLSTISSRMDAVQIFLSENIDREIRISNQQMDAVSSEIASAIQQIVVNGAALLALAQVKTSNTPGLKASTSRTHSIPVTEKSMAELKVEGVDEITRIESEEFEMDCEIVEMDAMELLAEHIHFCEICGKGFKRDANLRMHMRAHGNQFKTPEALAKPLDGVVVDHKAKRTRFSCPYDGCVRNKTHNKFRPLKSLICVKNHFKRSHCPKMFCCNRCNKKSFSVMADLKSHLKHCGESKWRCSCGTTFSRKDKLFGHMALFEGHMPAVADDDGKGKATAAEAAATPEMDEDGDSNRISKDVNFPDAWNSPDDGSFESFLDGFGSIENHCLQEVLGFPHGFDSESEWKFCSD, from the coding sequence ATGAATCCTCCCACCTTCCCTATGGAATTTTCCGGCGATCCACTTTCGACGAATCTCACCGGAAGTGATGACCCGCGGATTCCGTTGCAGAACCTCTCGACGATCTCTTCCAGAATGGATGCCGTCCAAATCTTCCTATCCGAGAACATCGACAGAGAAATTCGCATCAGCAATCAACAGATGGATGCGGTTTCGTCTGAAATCGCCTCCGCAATCCAACAGATCGTCGTCAACGGCGCTGCTCTTCTAGCCTTGGCGCAAGTGAAAACCTCGAATACGCCGGGTTTGAAAGCCTCGACGAGTCGTACTCATTCGATTCCGGTTACAGAGAAATCAATGGCGGAGCTGAAGGTCGAGGGTGTAGATGAGATTACGAGAATCGAATCGGAGGAATTtgagatggattgtgaaataGTGGAGATGGACGCGATGGAACTGCTAGCGGAGCACATCCATTTCTGTGAAATCTGCGGGAAAGGGTTCAAGCGGGATGCGAATTTGCGGATGCACATGCGGGCCCATGGGAATCAATTCAAGACCCCTGAGGCGTTGGCCAAGCCGTTAGATGGTGTTGTCGTGGACCACAAGGCGAAGCGCACGCGGTTTTCGTGCCCTTACGATGGCTGTGTAAGGAACAAAACGCACAACAAGTTTAGGCCGTTGAAATCGTTGATTTGCGTCAAGAATCACTTCAAGCGGAGCCACTGCCCCAAGATGTTCTGCTGCAATCGCTGCAACAAGAAGAGTTTCTCTGTAATGGCCGACTTGAAGAGCCACTTGAAGCACTGCGGGGAGTCGAAGTGGCGGTGTTCGTGTGGAACGACCTTTTCCCGTAAGGACAAGTTGTTCGGTCATATGGCGCTGTTCGAAGGCCACATGCCGGCGGTGGCGGACGACGAcgggaaagggaaagccacggcggcggaggcggcggcgACGCCGGAAATGGATGAAGATGGGGACAGTAATCGGATTTCGAAGGACGTTAATTTCCCAGACGCCTGGAATAGTCCAGATGATGGATCTTTCGAATCGTTTCTTGATGGGTTTGGTTCGATTGAGAATCACTGTTTGCAGGAGGTGCTGGGATTCCCTCATGGTTTCGATTCGGAATCGGAATGGAAATTTTGTTCTGATTAG
- the LOC111781416 gene encoding probable mitochondrial adenine nucleotide transporter BTL3, with protein MHGKHPSWFTHLIKSDTSDSIFLGGLFLDDNLPPSFISLIASKSSSGSATFSSSHSPLKTLNLQILGRRERGISNGSGCRFLSVSLSANGSGENEEYTQHAEGFLGQDGNKGSVQHEEEEEERDQKAVLRGSGAMNMTKHLWAGAVAAMVSRSFVAPLERLKLEYIVRGEQKKLTDLIKTIAASQGLKGFWKGNFVNILRTAPFKAINFYAYDTYRNQLLRWSRNEETTNFERFLAGAAAGITATILCIPMDTIRTKMVAPGGEALGGVIGAFRHMIQTEGFFSLYKGIVPSIISMAPSGAVFYGVYDILKSAYLHSPEGRKRIQNMKVGDQKLNAFEQLELGTIRTLLYGAIAGACAEAATYPFEVVRRQLQMQVRETKLSAVATCVKIVNQGGVPALYAGLIPSLLQVLPSAAISYLVYEFMKIVLKVESS; from the exons ATGCACGGAAAGCACCCATCTTGGTTCACCCACTTGATCAAGTCCGACACCTCTGATTCAATCTTCCTCGGAGGGTTGTTTCTCGACGATAATCTCCCTCCCTCTTTCATTTCGCTTATCGCTTCTAAAAGCTCTTCTGGGTCGGctacattttcttcttctcacagTCCGCTCAAGACTCTCAACCTCCAAATTTTGGGTCGCCGAGAAAGGGGGATTTCTAATGGAAGTGGGTGCCGATTTTTATCTGTGAGCCTGTCTGCAAATGGAAGTGGCGAGAATGAAGAATACACTCAGCATGCGGAAGGTTTTTTGGGACAAGATGGGAATAAAGGTTCGGTGCAGcatgaggaggaagaagaagagagagatcaGAAAGCTGTTTTGCGAGGATCTGGTGCTATGAATATGACCAAGCATCTGTGGGCCGGAGCTGTTGCTGCTATGGTTTCCAG ATCTTTCGTTGCCCCTCTTGAGAGATTGAAGCTGGAGTACATAGTTCGTGGTGAGCAGAAAAAACTTACTGACCTGATCAAGACCATAGCAGCTTCTCAAGGTCTGAAAGGTTTTTGGAAAGGAAATTTTGTCAACATTCTTCGCACTGCTCCTTTTAAGGCTATCAATTTCTATGCTTATGATACATACAGAAATCAGTTGTTGAGGTGGTCTAGAAATGAAGAAACTACTAATTTTGAGCGGTTTCTCGCCGGTGCTGCCGCCGGAATTACTGCAACTATACTTTGCATTCCTATGGACACC ATCCGGACTAAGATGGTGGCACCAGGTGGGGAAGCCTTGGGTGGTGTTATTGGAGCCTTTCGTCATATGATCCAAACTGAAGGcttcttttctctttacaAGGGCATAGTACCCTCAATTATAAGCATGGCACCATCAGGTGCTGTGTTTTATGGTgtttatgatatattaaaaTCAGCTTATCTTCATTCACCagaaggaaggaaaagaatccaaaataTGAAAGTAGGTGATCAGAAGTTGAATGCTTTTGAACAATTGGAATTAGGTACGATTAGAACGTTACTGTACGGTGCCATAGCAGGGGCATGTGCTGAAGCTGCTACATATCCGTTTGAAGTTGTGAGGAGGCAGCTCCAAATGCAAGTTAGGGAAACAAAGCTGAGTGCTGTTGCAACTTGTGTCAAGATTGTTAATCAAGGGGGTGTCCCTGCTCTTTATGCAGGCTTAATTCCTAGCTTATTACAG GTCTTACCATCAGCAGCAATAAGCTATCTTGTGTACGAGTTCATGAAGATCGTCCTGAAAGTAGAATCATCGTGA
- the LOC111782036 gene encoding ras-related protein RABH1e-like → MATVSPLAKYKLVFLGDQSVGKTSIITRFMYDKFDTTYQATIGIDFLSKTMYLEDRTIRLQLWDTAGQERFRSLIPSYIRDSSVAVVVYDVSNRQSFLNTTKWIEEVRTERGSDVIIVLVGNKTDLVEKRQVSIEEGDAKSREFGVMFIETSAKAGFNIKPLFRKIAAALPGMETLSSTRQEDMVDVNLKPAVNSSHTEQQGGGCAC, encoded by the exons ATGGCCACGGTTTCTCCTCTCGCCAAGTACAAGCTCGTCTTCCTCGGCGATCAATCCGTTGGCAAAACTAGCATTATCACCCGCTTCATGTACGACAAGTTTGATACCACCTATCAG GCTACAATTGGAATCGACTTTTTGTCCAAAACAATGTACCTTGAAGACCGAACAATTCGGTTGCAGCTTTG GGATACTGCTGGACAAGAAAGATTTAGGAGTCTTATTCCAAGTTATATAAGAGATTCCTCTGTCGCAGTAGTAGTCTATGATGTATCTA ATAGACAATCATTCTTGAATACTACCAAGTGGATTGAGGAGGTACGAACAGAACGGGGCAGTGATGTGATAATTGTTCTTGTTGGGAACAAAACTGATCTTGTTGAGAAAAG GCAAGTTTCAATCGAAGAAGGTGATGCCAAATCTCGCGAGTTTGGAGTCATGTTCATAGAAACTAGTGCCAAAGCTGGCTTCAACATCAAG CCTCTCTTCCGTAAGATTGCTGCAGCGCTGCCAGGGATGGAAACTCTGTCTTCTACAAGGCAGGAGGACATGGTTGACGTAAATTTGAAGCCTGCAGTGAATTCATCCCATACGGAACAGCAAGGAGGAGGTTGTGCGTGCTAG
- the LOC111781151 gene encoding CMP-sialic acid transporter 5-like: MASLAARKRPKDAATSADQMSRRILLYSILLALQYGAQPLISKRFTRREVIVTSSVLTCEIVKVICALIIMAKEGSLKKTFSEWTVAGALTASGLPAIIYALQNSLLQIAYKNLDSLTFSMLNQTKILFTAVCTYLLLRQRQSIQQIGALFLLIVAAVLLSIGEGSSKGSRDDGSPDQILFHGIIPVLAASVLSGLASALCQWASQVKKHSSYLMTVEMSIVGSLFLFASTYKSPDGEAIRHHGFFYGWTLLTMIPVLLNALGGILVGLVTSRAGGVRKGFVIVSALIVTALLQFIFEGKPPSVYCIVALPLVVSSISMYQKYPYRVKEKEL; encoded by the exons ATGGCGTCTTTAGCTGCAAGGAAAAGGCCCAAAGATGCGGCCACTAGTGCCGATCAAATGAGCAGGAGAATTTTGCTTTACTCCATTTTGCTCGCTCTACAGTACGGAGCTCAACCACTGATCTCTAAGCGATTTACGAG ACGAGAAGTTATTGTGACTTCATCTGTCTTAACTTGTGAGATAGTAAAG gtCATATGTGCCCTAATTATCATGGCAAAAGAAGGTAGTTTAAAGAAAACTTTTAGTGAGTGGACTGTCGCTGGTGCATTGACTGCTTCAGGACTTCCTGCAATTATTTATGCATTACAAAATAGTCTGCTGCAGATAGCTTACAAGAATCTTGATTCTCTGACATTCTCAATGctgaatcaaacaaaaatactcTTCACTGCTGTATGTACTTATTTGTTGCTCAG GCAGAGGCAGTCCATTCAGCAAATTGGGGCTCTATTCTTGTTGATTGTTGCTGCCGTTCTTCTAAGTATAGGTGAAGGATCTAGTAAGGGTTCCAGAGATGATGGCAGTCCCgatcaaattttgtttcatggGATTATTCCTGTCTTGGCTGCTTCTGTACTCTCTGGTCTGGCTTCTGCATTGTGTCAATGGGCTTCACAG GTTAAGAAACACTCATCATACTTGATGACTGTAGAAATGTCTATAGTTGGAAGTCTGTTTCTATTTGCTAGTACATATAAATCTCCTGATGGAGAAGCCATCCGACATCATGGTTTTTTCTACGGTTGGACTCTTCTCACTATG ATTCCAGTCTTACTCAATGCTCTTGGTGGAATTCTTGTTGGTCTAGTCACAAGCAGGGCCGGTGGTGTTCGAAAG GGTTTTGTCATAGTCTCAGCACTCATTGTGACGGCATTGCTGCAGTTCATATTTGAAGGGAAACCACCATCGGTTTATTGTATCGTGGCTCTTCCCCTCGTGGTCAGTAGTATTTCCATGTATCAAAAGTATCCCTACCGGGTTAAAGAGAAGGAACTATAG
- the LOC111781451 gene encoding asparagine synthetase [glutamine-hydrolyzing] 2-like, with the protein MCGILAVFGCADNSQAKRTRIIELSRRLRHRGPDWSGLHCFEDCYLAHQRLAIIDPTSGDQPLYNEDKTVVVTVNGEIYNHKELKEKLKGHQFRTGSDCEVIAHLYEEYGEEFVDMLDGMFSFVLLDTRTKTFIAARDAIGITPLYMGWGLDGSIWFASEMKALSDDCERFISFPPGHIYSSKQGELRRWYNPPWYTEIVPSGQYDPLVLRKAFEKAVTKRLMTDVPFGVLLSGGLDSSLVAAVASRHLADSDAYCQWGSQLHTFCVGLKGSPDLVAASEVADYLGTRHHEFHFTVQEGIDALEEVIYHIETFDVTTVRASTPMFLMSRKIKSLGVKMVLSGEGSDEIFGGYLYFHKAPNKKEFHEETCRKLKALHLYDCLRANKSTSAWGVEARVPFLDKEFINVAMGIDPDLKMVRRDLGRKEKWVLRNAFDDEHEPYLPKHILYRQKEQFSDGVGYSWIDGLKEHAEKQVTDAMLKNASFVYPENPPTTKEAYLYRSIFEKFFPKNAARTTVPGGPSVACSTAKAVEWDAAWSKNMDPSGRAALGVHVAAYDEKPNAKIANAPTDSPQEIQVTIEKATAVV; encoded by the exons ATGTGTGGAATCCTCGCAGTTTTTGGTTGCGCCGACAACTCTCAGGCTAAGCGCACCCGAATCATTGAATTGTCTCGGAG GCTGCGCCATAGAGGTCCCGATTGGAGTGGTTTGCACTGTTTTGAAGACTGTTATCTTGCTCATCAACGATTAGCTATTATAGATCCCACTTCCGGGGATCAGCCCCTTTACAACGAGGACAAGACCGTCGTTGTTACA GTCAATGGGGAGATTTACAACCATAAGGAATTGAAAGAGAAGCTCAAGGGTCATCAATTCCGAACTGGCAGTGACTGTGAAGTGATTGCACACCTT TATGAAGAATATGGAGAAGAGTTTGTGGACATGTTGGATGGCATGTTTTCCTTCGTCCTTCTTGATACTCGTACCAAAACTTTTATTGCAGCTAGGGATGCTATTGGGATCACCCCACTATATATGGGATGGGGTCTTGATG GATCAATCTGGTTTGCTTCTGAAATGAAAGCTCTAAGTGATGATTGTGAGAGATTTATTTCTTTCCCTCCTGGTCATATATATTCTAGCAAACAAG gAGAATTAAGAAGATGGTATAACCCTCCGTGGTACACAGAGATAGTACCATCAGGTCAATATGATCCTTTGGTTCTACGCAAGGCATTTGAGAAG GCTGTCACTAAGAGACTTATGACAGATGTGCCATTTGGAGTCCTCTTATCCGGAGGATTGGATTCATCGCTAGTTGCTGCTGTTGCCAGTCGCCATTTGGCAGACTCTGATGCTTATTGTCAGTGGGGTTCACAATTACACACCTTTTGCGTTGGCTTGAAG gGCTCTCCTGATCTTGTTGCTGCTAGCGAGGTAGCTGACTACCTTGGAACTCGTCATCACGAGTTTCACTTTACCGTACAG GAAGGTATAGATGCACTTGAGGAAGTGATTTACCACATTGAGACATTCGACGTGACCACTGTCAGAGCTAGCACACCTATGTTCCTTATGTCCCGAAAGATTAAATCTTTGGGAGTGAAAATGGTTCTTTCTGGAGAAGGTTCAGATGAAATTTTTGGAGGTTACTTGTACTTCCATAAGGcaccaaacaaaaaagaatttcaTGAAGAAACATGCAGAAAG CTTAAAGCTCTTCATTTATACGACTGTTTGAGGGCCAATAAATCAACCTCGGCATGGGGTGTTGAGGCTCGTGTCCCCTTTCTCGATAAAGAATTTATAAACGTAGCCATGGGCATCGACCCTGATTTGAAAATG GTCAGGCGTGATCTTGGGAGAAAAGAGAAGTGGGTCTTGCGCAATGCATTTGATGATGAGCATGAACCATATTTGCCCA AGCACATATTGTACAGGCAAAAGGAACAATTCAGTGACGGTGTTGGATACAGTTGGATTGACGGTCTAAAGGAGCACGCAGAGAAACAA GTGACTGATGCAATGTTGAAGAATGCGAGCTTCGTCTACCCAGAAAATCCTCCTACTACAAAAGAAGCATATCTTTACCGGTCAATATTTGAGAAATTCTTCCCAAAG aatgcTGCTAGAACAACAGTCCCAGGAGGTCCAAGCGTGGCATGCAGCACTGCAAAAGCAGTGGAATGGGATGCCGCATGGTCCAAAAATATGGATCCCTCTGGTCGTGCTGCACTGGGTGTACATGTAGCTGCATATGATGAAAAGCCTAATGCTAAAATTGCTAATGCACCGACTGACTCTCCCCAAGAAATTCAAGTAACCATCGAGAAAGCTACGGCCGTAGTATAG